One Candidatus Rokuibacteriota bacterium DNA window includes the following coding sequences:
- a CDS encoding EscU/YscU/HrcU family type III secretion system export apparatus switch protein: MTSPAPRPARVTRRTAAALRYRPPRDAAPRLVAKGQGVVADRIVETARRYGVPIREDPFLVEALAALDLETQIPPELYRVVAELLLFVYRLNEEWRRRSDVTRPG; this comes from the coding sequence ATGACGTCCCCGGCGCCGCGACCTGCCCGCGTCACGCGGCGGACGGCGGCCGCGCTCCGCTATCGTCCTCCCCGCGACGCAGCCCCTCGCCTCGTGGCCAAGGGCCAGGGTGTCGTGGCCGACCGGATCGTCGAGACAGCCCGACGGTATGGCGTCCCGATCCGGGAGGATCCGTTTCTCGTCGAGGCACTGGCCGCGCTCGACCTGGAGACGCAGATCCCGCCGGAGCTCTATCGCGTGGTGGCCGAGCTGCTGCTCTTCGTGTACCGGCTGAACGAGGAGTGGAGGCGGCGTTCGGACGTCACACGGCCCGGCTGA
- a CDS encoding inositol-3-phosphate synthase: protein METVRVAIVGVGNCASALVQGVHYYRNAPDEGFIPGLMHPRLGPYHVGEIEFSAAFDIDARKVGRDLAEAIYTPPNNTTKFFDVPPLNVPVHRGMTHDGLGQYLSQVIQKAPGSTADIVGILKDTDTHVVVNFLPVGSEMATKWYVEQVLDAGCGFVNCIPVFIAREAYWRRRFEERGLPVVGDDAKSQLGATIVHRILTRLFMSRGVALERTSQLNVGGNTDFLNMLERQRLTSKKTSKTDAVTSQLAHPLPPEVVHIGPSDYVPWLADRKWAYIRLEGRGFGDLPVNLELKLEVWDSPNSAGVVIDAIRCCKLALDRGLKGALLAPSAYLMKSPPEQWPDEVARAQLERFIAGEE, encoded by the coding sequence GTGGAGACCGTTCGTGTAGCCATCGTGGGTGTCGGCAACTGCGCCTCCGCCCTGGTCCAGGGAGTCCACTACTACCGGAACGCGCCCGACGAAGGCTTCATCCCCGGGCTTATGCATCCCCGCCTCGGCCCGTATCACGTAGGGGAGATCGAATTCTCCGCCGCCTTCGATATCGACGCCCGGAAGGTCGGCCGCGACCTGGCAGAAGCCATCTACACCCCGCCGAACAACACGACCAAGTTCTTCGACGTCCCGCCGCTGAATGTGCCGGTCCACCGCGGGATGACGCACGACGGGCTGGGCCAGTACCTCTCGCAGGTGATCCAGAAGGCGCCAGGCTCCACCGCCGATATCGTGGGGATCCTGAAGGACACGGACACCCACGTCGTGGTCAACTTTTTGCCGGTGGGCAGCGAGATGGCCACGAAGTGGTACGTCGAGCAGGTGCTGGACGCCGGCTGTGGCTTCGTGAACTGCATCCCGGTCTTCATCGCGCGGGAGGCGTACTGGAGGCGCCGGTTCGAGGAGCGGGGGCTGCCGGTGGTGGGTGACGACGCCAAGTCCCAGCTCGGCGCCACCATCGTCCACCGCATCCTGACGCGCCTCTTCATGTCCCGGGGCGTCGCTCTCGAGCGCACGAGCCAGCTCAACGTGGGGGGGAACACGGACTTCCTGAACATGCTCGAGCGCCAGCGCCTGACGTCCAAGAAGACCTCGAAGACCGACGCCGTAACCTCCCAGCTCGCCCACCCTCTCCCGCCCGAGGTGGTCCACATCGGCCCGAGCGACTACGTCCCCTGGCTCGCCGACCGGAAGTGGGCGTACATCCGCCTGGAGGGCCGGGGCTTCGGCGACCTGCCCGTCAACCTGGAGCTCAAGCTGGAGGTCTGGGACTCTCCCAACTCCGCCGGCGTCGTCATCGACGCGATCCGCTGCTGCAAGCTGGCCCTGGACCGGGGGCTGAAGGGCGCGCTGCTCGCGCCGTCCGCGTACCTGATGAAGTCACCGCCGGAGCAGTGGCCCGACGAGGTCGCGCGCGCCCAGCTCGAGCGCTTCATCGCGGGCGAGGAGTAA
- a CDS encoding MMPL family transporter gives MIAISRTGRLLRRVVRVACERPALTVVLSLALAGGGIAYALSAITFKTSTLHLLPPGQRYATLYRQYADDFGELDDIVVVVQGSTVDESKAYAARLVRELRTSPIRFQRVAYRIDPKRFEGRALLYLSTEELTEIRDKIFDYQEFMEAFAATPTLGQLIEGINQQIAAAFLAHFFDIGVGDGRASTDLRFLRQLLTQIEERTEHRHPYRSPWGTLFSFGRAEEADSGYFLSDDKSLLFILVEPASQKGSFTGDRTAIEIIRQRIADLRAEFSEVHVGVTGPPTISNDEMTAAFRDSEVATLLAFALTLGLLLVAFRRVGKPLLMLAVLAVSLAWSMGIVTLTVGHLTIFSVMFISIVVGIGIDYGIYFLFRYEEEIFLGRNLREALELTAARSGPGILLGAVTAAGTFYVLMLTDFRGIREFGFISGTALLMAFLAMLTFFPALLVLVDRRHATRPRGRIPRAIELERIRVPLLEWLARHPKTVLTAAGLLTAFSLWAVRTVGFDYNLLNLQAEGTESVVWERKILATAGRSGFTALASATSLDELRRKHEAFERLPSVSEVDSVLMLIPDRQLEKAKIIQDFAPLVAPVRVGRPRSLDLDHLVAALETLKRRFDVAVAEAGPGGPDREVAAVRAQVGTLVEKLNAADRDMVEPALNHFQAQLYWDFIEKFHTLQRNLRPRPVTLRDVPAELRRKFIGASGRFLLQIHPKVDIWDRQGATRFVEELRSVDPDVTGPPIITYEAIRLMEKAYRQGTAYAFVLVAVLAALMIRRLRETCLALVPLLLGTLWTVGLMYVFDLKFNLANVWGLPLIIGAAAEYGLNVVVRFMEGRAHGGPLLARSTVMAVVFNGLTTIAGFGSLLVAQHQGIWSLGLLLTIGACASLASSLLVLPVLIRLVTPTATLEGRQVSVPAA, from the coding sequence GTGATCGCGATCTCCCGGACGGGCCGGTTGCTCCGCCGCGTGGTCCGAGTGGCCTGCGAGCGCCCCGCCCTGACGGTGGTGCTCTCGCTGGCGCTCGCCGGTGGCGGAATCGCCTACGCCCTCTCAGCGATCACCTTCAAGACCTCCACCCTCCACCTCCTCCCGCCGGGACAGCGCTACGCGACCCTCTACCGGCAGTACGCCGACGACTTCGGCGAGCTCGATGACATCGTCGTGGTCGTCCAGGGCAGCACCGTGGACGAGTCGAAGGCGTACGCCGCCCGCCTCGTCCGGGAGCTCCGCACGAGCCCGATCCGCTTCCAGCGCGTGGCCTACCGGATCGACCCCAAGCGCTTCGAGGGGCGCGCGCTCCTCTACCTCTCGACCGAAGAGCTGACCGAGATCCGCGACAAGATCTTCGACTACCAGGAGTTCATGGAGGCCTTCGCCGCCACGCCGACGCTGGGACAGCTCATCGAGGGGATCAACCAGCAGATCGCCGCCGCCTTCCTCGCCCACTTCTTCGACATCGGGGTCGGCGACGGCCGCGCGTCCACCGACCTCCGGTTCCTCCGCCAGCTCCTGACGCAGATCGAGGAGCGGACCGAGCACCGCCACCCGTACCGCTCGCCGTGGGGTACGCTCTTCTCCTTCGGCCGGGCCGAGGAGGCGGACTCTGGGTACTTCCTCTCCGACGACAAGAGCCTGCTGTTCATCCTGGTCGAGCCGGCGAGCCAGAAGGGCAGCTTCACCGGCGACCGCACCGCGATCGAGATCATCCGCCAGCGCATCGCGGATCTCCGCGCCGAGTTTTCTGAGGTCCACGTCGGCGTCACGGGCCCTCCGACCATCTCCAACGACGAGATGACCGCCGCGTTCCGGGACAGCGAGGTGGCGACGCTCCTGGCGTTCGCCCTGACCCTGGGGCTCCTGCTCGTGGCGTTCCGCCGCGTGGGCAAGCCGCTCCTGATGCTCGCGGTGCTGGCAGTCAGCCTGGCCTGGTCCATGGGGATCGTCACGCTGACGGTCGGGCATCTGACCATCTTCTCGGTGATGTTCATCTCGATCGTAGTGGGGATCGGGATCGACTACGGCATCTACTTCCTCTTCCGCTACGAGGAGGAGATCTTCCTCGGCCGGAATCTCAGGGAAGCGCTGGAGCTGACCGCCGCGCGGAGCGGGCCCGGGATCCTCCTCGGCGCGGTCACCGCGGCCGGGACGTTCTACGTCCTCATGCTCACCGACTTCCGCGGCATCCGGGAGTTCGGCTTCATCTCGGGCACCGCGCTGCTCATGGCGTTCCTCGCCATGCTGACCTTCTTCCCCGCGCTCCTGGTGCTCGTCGACCGCCGGCACGCGACGCGGCCGCGCGGCCGGATCCCGCGCGCGATCGAGCTCGAGCGGATCCGCGTGCCGCTCCTCGAGTGGCTCGCCCGACATCCCAAAACGGTCCTCACGGCGGCAGGCCTCCTCACCGCCTTCTCGCTCTGGGCCGTGCGCACGGTGGGCTTCGACTACAACCTCCTGAACCTTCAGGCCGAGGGGACCGAGTCCGTGGTGTGGGAGCGGAAGATCCTCGCCACCGCCGGCCGCTCGGGCTTCACGGCCCTCGCCAGCGCCACCTCGCTCGACGAGCTCAGGCGGAAGCACGAGGCCTTCGAGCGGCTGCCGTCGGTCTCGGAGGTGGACAGCGTGCTCATGCTGATCCCGGACCGGCAGCTCGAGAAAGCGAAGATCATCCAGGACTTCGCCCCGCTGGTCGCGCCGGTCCGCGTCGGCCGCCCCCGCTCACTGGACTTGGACCACCTGGTCGCGGCCCTCGAAACCCTCAAGCGGCGCTTCGACGTCGCCGTCGCCGAGGCGGGCCCCGGAGGACCCGATCGCGAGGTAGCCGCGGTCCGCGCACAGGTCGGCACGCTCGTCGAGAAGCTGAACGCCGCCGATCGGGACATGGTCGAGCCGGCGCTGAACCACTTCCAGGCCCAGCTCTACTGGGACTTCATCGAGAAGTTCCACACCCTCCAGCGGAACCTGAGGCCGCGACCGGTCACGCTCAGGGACGTGCCGGCGGAGCTGCGTCGAAAGTTCATCGGCGCGAGCGGTCGTTTCCTGCTCCAGATCCACCCGAAGGTGGACATCTGGGATCGGCAGGGCGCCACGCGCTTCGTCGAGGAGCTCCGCTCCGTCGACCCCGACGTGACCGGGCCCCCGATCATCACCTACGAGGCGATCCGGCTCATGGAGAAGGCCTACCGCCAAGGAACCGCTTACGCCTTCGTCCTGGTCGCGGTCCTCGCCGCCCTCATGATCCGGCGCCTCAGGGAAACGTGCCTGGCGCTGGTCCCGCTGCTCCTCGGCACACTCTGGACTGTGGGCCTCATGTACGTCTTCGACCTCAAGTTCAACCTGGCCAACGTCTGGGGGCTCCCGCTGATCATCGGGGCGGCGGCGGAGTACGGCCTGAACGTCGTGGTGCGCTTCATGGAGGGCCGCGCCCACGGCGGCCCGCTGCTGGCGCGGAGCACGGTGATGGCCGTGGTCTTCAACGGGCTCACCACCATCGCCGGCTTCGGGAGCCTCCTGGTCGCCCAGCACCAGGGGATCTGGAGCCTCGGCCTCCTGCTCACGATCGGCGCCTGCGCGAGCCTGGCCTCCTCGCTGCTCGTGCTCCCGGTGCTGATCCGCCTCGTCACCCCGACCGCGACCCTGGAGGGCCGGCAGGTCTCGGTGCCCGCCGCCTGA